From the genome of Hemiscyllium ocellatum isolate sHemOce1 chromosome 11, sHemOce1.pat.X.cur, whole genome shotgun sequence:
ATGATCTAATAGAATGATGGAACAGTCTTGTGGGGCCAAAGGGTTTAATCCTATTCCTGTGTCCTAAGATCATTTTATTGACAAGAGCAGCTGCATTGCGGTGGATCCAAGCTCTGTGGATCGAGGCAGACCTGTGACCTGATGTGTGACGCAGGTGTGCTCCCTGCAGAGGAGGTTGCTGACTTTTATCAGAACAATCTGATTTTCTGTTCAGCATGGAGTCGGAAGAGAATTACCATGAGAGTCTGGCCCAGCTGCAGTGCAGCATCACTTTAGAATCTCGATTATATCAATCGCTGACTGTGTTAAATAAGCACAAACTGTTCCTCCAGACGACAGCTGCCCTTGCTCATCTAGACCTTGAAACAATCTCCCATCTGTCCATTCTTGTCTTACTGACACTGATGTCAGAGAGCTAGATTAACCATGACTGGTGACATCCCACTTCCCCTCCAAGTGCTGAGTTTCCCTTATGTGCTGACTTGCTACAGTTGGAACAATAAAAAAGTACATTGATAGTAATCCTGTGACGAATGCATCAAAAGCTAACAAATGTATTATATAGTGAAACAATACACTTATTCAGCCATCTGTCTAATGTCACTTGAATGCAGAGAATCAGTTTCAGGAACTATGCCCACCTCTTCACTGCCCTATCAGCCCACAAGGTTAACAGTGTGTGTTGGCCTTCATCCTCAGTCCCAGCTTGCCATTATACTCCAATTACAGACGATGCTGTGTATTCCTGACCTGGATGGCATCCAAAGATCTACAGACACATTTTGTCAATCAATTTCTTTTAAAAGCAAGACTTGCTTTTTGTCACTAAAATCTATTCTGCAAGAGAGTCCATCAACAGTGTATGAAAATGGGAAATTCAGGAACTGTTTGGACAGTAAACTTGAAGCTGATATGATAATAACTGTGTCTATGTGAAGTGGTACACAATTGGAAGCAGCTGATTTTAGAACAACGCAGTGCAAGCAATTAAATTTCCCAAACTTAAAATCTAGAACTTACTGGGATATAAGTATAAGTAAACTGACAAGTTTTAATCGCATAAATGCAAATTTATTTTCATTAGGTAGGTTCAGTGACACACAAATAAACAAGCAATGTTAAAATGGTACAGCAGCACTACTTTTGAACAGAATGACTTATTAGGAACGCAGAATACTGGCTCCCTCAAGCTTCAGGTTCTAAATATAATGCATTTGTATTCtagacttgtaaatcttttcaaaataGCAGAAGTCTAAAGACTTGGAGATTCCTTTTGGACCTCTTATATAGATTTTCCCCTCAAGGCTTGAACTCTTCTTATTGCATTACATTCCTAATGTCTGCCAGACAAGATCATCTGTCCAAAATGTGACAGGTAGAAATGTTTAGCATGAGTTTGAATGTGTAGGAGTTGTTCTTAACATGGTTCATATCGAGGTCCTGCCAATGCAGGTGGTTTCTGATTCTTCTCTGCTGACCATGAACCAGGAATTCATTGAAAGGCTAGGCAAGTTACTTGAGTTAAAAACAAGATCTGAGAAAAGCCACAAATGGTACTGTATTCAatttaccattttttaaaaactgaataacAGATCAGATGCCTACTTCATAGGAATGCACAATAGAAATGAGGTGATGGTGAATGATTGTATATTATAATGTTATAACTGAGTTTCAGAATCAGAAGGGGAAACCTTTCTTCATTGGGAACGTTTGTGAGTGAACCAAATAGGTGTTGGTTTGGAGTACTGAAGAATGAAAATCTGCTACTGGAGAATCGTTACCATCAGTGGTTGTTTGGATCGATAAAGTGACTGCATTCTATACAACGTGCACAAACAAACGTCTTTACCATGGGATGAATTTTCCCATTTGTAGGCAGCAAGTGAGTTTAATGGCTGGAAGTGaagtaacatctccaaccttcTGCTTTTCACTGTTTAATTAATGCTACCTGGTTTGGGGTGTGTTTTGTGGGGAAATGccagagaggaggaagtgctggccACTGCAGCAGCCTTCCAGTTTAAATACTTCGGCACCATGTTTAAAGGCCTTGCCATGTCAGACGCTTGAATGTCCCCTCACACTGCAATACTCAACACTGCAAACATCACCAAGGCAGgacaggaggtggtggtggacagGCCTGGTGGAGAGGAGGGCACTGCTTTGTCCTGCGGATCACCCAGCAACAGAAACCATGCTAATAAACGCAGCCAGTCCTGGAGAGTAAACCACAACAGGCTGTGTCCCGCATTGCCTCAAGGTCACTGCACGCCAACAGGGCCCTCTCTCTGCGACCACGCACTCCTCGTGACATCACTCACTCTAACTCGGTCACTGCACCAAGGCACACACACTACCAACTCATACTATCACCTGCATCATGGCCACTCAACACTCACCTCATTCTCTCCACCTACTGATCCTTCCTGCCCTCTGCACTTCCTGCCTAATCATCTGCTCATTCGTCACTAGCTGTTCTTCCATACTAATCAATCTTACTCTTTATCTCACTGCAGCATGAACTGAGCATCACAACTGACCTCCGTGAAATCCCTGCACTGCTTGCACTTGACCATCGACCTCTGCCCAATTGGACTAGACATGGTCAAGCCCCTGTTGTATAACTCGGTGATAAAATGTGAGCGTGTTCAGAAAGTGAGTTAAGAGTTTTaagatgtgttttttttcatgTCAGCATGAAAGCATCTCTGTCTATGTGTGACTGTCCCTGCACACAATATGACCTGGcagaatagagtcatacagtatggaaaaagacccttgggtccaaccagtccatgctgaccatgttcccaaactaaactagtcccacttgccatatccctccatacctttcctattcatgtacttatccaaatgtcttttaaacactgtaatcgTTTCTGGACCCACCgcatcctctggcaattcatggACTTTTTTCACAcatcactctgtgtgaaaaacgttgcccctcatgtcctttttaaacctttttcctctcaccttaaatatatgcccaTTCATTTTAAACTCTCCCAACTTAAGGAAAAGAcccaccttatctatacccatcatgattttataaacctctataaaggtcacccctcaaactcctaaaCTCCACTGAAAAACATCCcaacctatttttataactcaaaccctccattcctggaaacatgctggttaaatcttctctgaaccttctccagtttaatagtatcttacctataacagggtgaccaaaattaCATCCAGTTCTCCAGAAAAGGCCTCGCCAATAtcttgtacaacttcaacatgacgttctactctgagcagtgaaggcaagttGCTAAACATCTTAAtcattctgtctacctgtgacataaatgtcaaagaattatgtacccatAGGTCTCTCCGTTCTGCAACACtactcagggccctaccatttaTTGTCTAGGTCCtactcttgtttgttttactagAATGGAATACTTCACAACATCTGTTCACTCAAAGTGGCATTGAAGGAGTGATGAGATAAAGAACGGAGTTGGTCTGAGAGCAGGCAAGATGTGATTTGTTGGCATGGATTGGTGTGGATGAAGGGGATCAAAGAGGATAGTGGTTGTGGATCATGTGGTGAAGATACAATTAAATAATGGCCTGAACATGCATGAGGTGAGCTGCAGCTGGTAGGTGCCCAATCTGCTAAACCTGTCAGGAATTTGGACCATCTAATTTCTCAGTGGAGGAGAGGAGAATTGGAAGTGGGATGTAATTAGGGCAATTTGGTTCTTTTAACAAGATACTAATGTGTGGAAATATAACAGTCACCACTcaagggtgagattctgaagtcGCCAGTTGAGAGGGAAATTAGAAACATTCCTCTCTTCTCCAAGAATCTGACTTTTTCACTCCTGCCCTATTTCGTCACTTGACTCGCCATCACTCTTGCTGCAACGGGGAGGGGAAAATTCCACCCTTTCCTTCTGAAATCCTGCAGCGTTATCACACAGATCATTTGTTACAGACAAAATGTCGTCATAGAGTCCTGAACGCAATCTTCAGTCATCCAAGTAATGAGCTTAAAACTgagattctaaatgaatattGGCTCCATTCCTATTGACAGTCTCAGTCAGTGCCTCTCCCTTGATTGTTAGTGGTGTTTCACTTTTGAAAATGGAATCGAGCTTGGTGCAGGGCCTTATGTTGAAATACTTCTGAAAATATTCAGATGTAAAGTAATAAACGAAGGGATCAAGACAGCAGTTTGTGGTAGCCAGGCACAAAGTGATGGGATACATGGTTTTGGCAAATCTCTCCAAGGAGCAGTTTGCAATTGCCTGTGAGCGCACAAGAGCATAGATAAACAGAATGGAGTTGTAGGGCACAAAGCATATTATGAAAATGGACAAGTGCACAATGATCATCTTCAGTACCCTTTCTTTGTTGGCTCCAATTGGAGACAACGTCTCTGGCTTCCTCAGAGTCCTCAGAACTAACGAGGAGCAGGTCAGATTCAACAGCAAGGGAATAAGAAATCCAACTATTTCAATGAATATGGTGATCTTGGACAGGTAGGTTTTCCATGTGGCCTTGGAGAAACCTTCAAAGCAGGTGGTACTGGAGTTATTGCCCCGGTTGTTAGTGGTGGAGAATAAAGATGCAGAGATACCCCCACTGAGCACCAGAAGCCACACTCCAGCACAGATGATGCTGGTGTTTCTCCTTGTCCTGATGGTCCTGGACCTGAAGGGGTAAACTATGGCCAGGAATCGGTCGGCACTGATGCAGGTGAGAAACAGCATGCTCCCGTATATGTTCGTGAGGAACGCTGTCCCAGAGACTTTGCACAGCCCGTCACCAAAGGGCCAGTGGCGGTTGATGTTGTAAAAGATCTTAAAGGGCAGTGTAAAGACAAAAAGGAGGTCCGAGACAGCAAGATTGGTCATAAAAATTGTGGTCTCATTGCGCATCTTCATTTTGCAGCTGAAGAAGTACAGTGAGGTGCAGTTTGTCAGCAACCCAAGAATAAATACAATGCTGTACACGGAGCCATACAGGGTGTACTTGAATGAATCGTTGATGAGACACATCGGGTTCTGGCTGTCGTTCCCCATAGCTTGCCTTGTGCAGCAGCAATGTAGAGTTGAGCAGCTTTCACAGTGCGCAAATTGTGGCAGGAGTCACGTCCAAGGTTTCCAGATAAGGAGTTGCCTTTGTACCATAGTTTACTGTCTCTACAGCTGATCTGCGCCtggcaaaagaaaagaaaaacataaacGCATTGGAAAATGGAGGAGGCTTCATTATCTAGTTGcctttccttaaaaaaaggaaTATGTTGCCTTCCCCAGTGTTAAGTAGCCCACCTTCTGCCCTTGCTTCAGAAAGTGGTGTATAATTTCCTGCAAAAACAAAAGGTGTAACATTAAGCCAAAGGAAATGGCACTGCAGATCAACATCTTCTGTTGTATTATATTAGATAATTAAAGCTGCAAAATATTTCCTTAGGAAATCCAGATAATGATGGCTCATGGAATTTAGATTTATTCATTCCACAGTTGGCCTTTTTTGTcatatggtttaaaaaaaataatctCTCCTTTATCTCTCACAGCAGCTGACTTTCCCACAGCAGACTCACTTGATTTGGACGTCTGattttctgaacactttgctGTGCTGCTGATGTTATTTAATTTGAATTAATCGTTAGCAGGATGTTCTTTTTAAAGTGTAGGAGCTGAATTATCAGGAATAGATCAGCATCAACAAGGACATAGGGGTTGGCACTGACACCTATATATTTGGCAGAAGTCATCGTGGCTCAGCAGGTCAAACCAAAAGGGAATTTGTGGAGTAATACTGTATATAAAACAAGAGGAGGATTTGACTTAACCTACAGACAGATACACTCACAACATTTACTAATGCTAAAAAGCCAAGTGGTTTAGACAATCTGCTTTTCTAAAAGTGAGAAACAACAGAAGTAATTAATTAACCATATTTATACTGTAGCTTTCACTACTTTTGAACAAACAAATGAATTATAAGCAATATGatgcttttgaagtgcagtcactattGCAAAGTAATAAAACTAACTATATTATAGGCagtggtgatggcctagtggtattctcgctaaactattaattcagagatccaggtaataatCTAAGACCcgaggtttgaatcccaccggtGTAATAAGAATccggaattaaaagtctaatgatgatcacaaAACcactgattgtcaggaaaatcccatctagttcactgagGTCCTTTAGGAAAGGTAACTGTTGGCAttttctggtctggcctacatgtgattccggACTCGTAGCAACACaactgacttttaactgccctctgggcacttAGGGATGGGGCAATGAAGTAAACTACATCCTGGGATTTTACAATTTCGGTATAATATGATACCTTTCTGTACAGTCTCGTTAGTTGTCTATAGAATATGAAAATCTAACGAAGAACTGTTTTCTCCAAAGCTTGAAAGGCAGGTTTACACCTTTTACTGAAGGTTTACTGAAGGAATAAACACTCCATTCTACTGAAATCTGCCGATAACAGCATCAGCCCCTGTAGCTGAGTACTGATCTTGTTCCGTGACTTGAGGCAGGATGTCCATGGCAGCAGCTTAGATCAAATGGAAGCAGGACCAAAACAAAAACCTTTGGCAGCTGGAGATTGTGCCCCTATTCCTGTCCTCAGCCCTTTCTCAAGAGAGTGGGTCAGTGAACAGGTCCCTGAGTCCATTCACTCCACTGATGGATGGAACAGACAGTATTGTGTACTCATTGAGAGCCTGCCCCAGCTCAGTTATTTTCATTTTCATGGAGTTGGCCGGATTGTTTCGgatataaaagcaaaatgttacagatgctggaaatctgaaataaaagcagaaagcacTGGAGAAGCCAACTGGCCAGGCAGTACCTACGGAGAGGGAAGCAAAGTTAACACTTCGAATCCAGAATGACTCCTGTTTACAGAACTTGTCAACAATGGACTGGATGCGGAAAATGTGTAAAATGTAAAGAAATAAATAGCAGCTCATCATGAAGTGCCCCAGTATGAGTTTCATCTGTGTTCAAAAAAGTGAATTACTGGATGAAGAAactcttttaaattacattttctggattattactttctttaaaaaaatttgttcatgggatgtaggcatcaatGACTTGACCAGCATTTAAAGCACATGACCAAAGCAGTCAAAACTCAAGCGCATGTGTAAGCCAGACAAGGTATGGAcaattgattagattacctacagtgtggaaacaggcccttcagcccaacaagtccacaccgacccgcaacccacccgtatccctacatttaccccttacctaacactg
Proteins encoded in this window:
- the lpar4 gene encoding lysophosphatidic acid receptor 4, with translation MGNDSQNPMCLINDSFKYTLYGSVYSIVFILGLLTNCTSLYFFSCKMKMRNETTIFMTNLAVSDLLFVFTLPFKIFYNINRHWPFGDGLCKVSGTAFLTNIYGSMLFLTCISADRFLAIVYPFRSRTIRTRRNTSIICAGVWLLVLSGGISASLFSTTNNRGNNSSTTCFEGFSKATWKTYLSKITIFIEIVGFLIPLLLNLTCSSLVLRTLRKPETLSPIGANKERVLKMIIVHLSIFIICFVPYNSILFIYALVRSQAIANCSLERFAKTMYPITLCLATTNCCLDPFVYYFTSEYFQKYFNIRPCTKLDSIFKSETPLTIKGEALTETVNRNGANIHLESQF